The genomic region GGATAAAGAGGTTGGAATAACTGCCGAAGGGCTTAGTAGAGCCGATCCAGAGGTGATAAAGAGGTGCATTAGAAAGGTCGGCCTTCACAATAACAAGACTAAGGTGATTAAGGAAGTGTCAACGAAAATTTTGAATGAGTATGGTGGAGATATCAACAAGGTACTTGACCTAGGGTTACCAAAGGCTAGGGAGAAATTGGTGGAGCTCCCAGGCGTTGGGAAGAAGACTGCAGACGTCTTATTAATAACTTGCAGAGATTATCCAGTGTTCCCCATAGACACACATATCTTCAGGATTTCGAAAAGGCTTGGTATTGATGGAAACTATGACAAGGTAAGTTCGTTCTGGAGAGAAGTTTCGGATAATCTCAGGTTGAGGGCACATCTACTACTCATTACTCACGGTAGAGCTACATGCAAAGCAATTAAACCTAAATGTGACACTTGTGTACTTAATGACTGCTGCGAGTATTACGCTAGACTACGTGGATCCCAGGGACCTGAAACCTCATGAGGATATCCTGAAGAACAGACTCGCTGAAACCATTATTTCGATAAGGGAGACCAAATCCGTAGTCCCCATAATCGTTGACCATAGGACTCTGTTAATAATTGACGGTCATCATAGATGGGAGGCTCTCTCAGCCCTTGGATACAAAAGAATACCAATATACTACGTGGATTATCTAGACCCTAGGATTAGTGTTGGGATTTGGTATAGAAAATTAACCCTGAACAGCGTAAGCAAATTGTATCTAAAATCGATGGAATCTGAGGGGGACGTATGTATTCAGATCGAGTCCAAAATCTGCTCTAGATCCCACTTTGAGGCGTACTGGAAACTTGAGCTCATAGAACAGAGTTTAAGGAGATTTGGGGTACAAGTGGAGAGAAATCCTAGCGAAGGATATAAACCACCTAATCTGTCCAAGGAGATAATACTGAAAATAGCAAGCAAGGAGACCAGACTACCTCCCAAGAGCAGTAGACATCTATATGATTTTATTATCCCCAAGGATAGAGTAAAACTACAATGAATCCATTGATACAAGCAATTCTGACTACTGCCATATTTATTATTCCTAGCTTCCTTTTGCTTTACCAATACATATTGTTTCGTAATGGCATGAAATTTAGGGATAGTCTAGAGCCACTCTTCGCCGAGGAATTACCTTCCCTTTCAGTTTTGGTCCCTATTAAGGGAGAAAAACCAGAGACGCTTCAGGGCTTGCTGGATAATTTAGCTACAGTAGAATGGGATAAAAACAAGCTTGAGATCATTGTAGTTTCCGATGACTCTCCAGAGTATTTTGAAAATCTCATCAGAAAAATCTCGATACCACAAGGGCTCAAAGTCAAGATCGTTAGAAGAGAGAAAAAGGTAGGTTACAAGAGTGGGGCTTTAGCCTATGCATACTCCTTATCTAGCGGAGACCTAATAATTACCCTCGATGTAGATGCCAGGTTAGAGAAAACCTCACTGATAAAGGCGTTCAATAGGTTAAGAATACACGGATGCGATGCTGTAACCATGAACTGGATTGGATATTCACAGAAGCCATATTCTACTCTCGCCAAGGGAATAATGATCTCAACCGTTATTGCAGATACAGCCCTTCTGAACGGAAGGGACAACAGTAATCTCAGGATCTTTCCCGTGGGTTGCGGAACAATGTTCAAGAGAGATGCAATCGAATCGGTAGGACCATGGGATCCCTCAATGATCCAAGACGACCTAGAAATAGGGGCTAGGCTGATTAAGAATGGGAAAAGGATTTGCTCTTCTACCTCTCCGGTCTACGTAGAAGTCCCAGATAATCTCGTGGCATTTTACGTGCAACAAACTAGGTGGGCCATGGGAAGTATAGAGGTTTTAACCAGGAGATTTAAGGAGATAATGAGCAGAAATATATCCTTAAAGCAGAAGATTGACATTCTAATTTTCCTTCTTCAGTATGTTCCCATAGGCCTGACATTTTTAGCAGCTTTGGGACTAGCATTAATGTCCTTATTGGGACTAAATCACGTTTACGACTATCTGAGAACTCCCATAATCCTCATCTGGATTCTTTCGCTTTCGATTTATGGGTACAATTTCATAAAGACTGCATTGGGAAAAGGATACAAACTTGTAGAGGCTATGAGGGCCTTAGGAAAGGTTTCATCTTACACTGTGGCTATTTCACCCTTTATTCTAGTGGGGCTTCTATCTGGTCTAAGGAAGAACAGGAAATACGTTGTCACTCCTAAGGGAGTCAAAGTAGATACATGGATCCAGTACCCAGTACTTCTTTTTGGCATTTTGTTCTTAACATCCTCCATTATCTATCTTATACACGGAGCCCCAGTAACCGGTCTTTGGCTCCTTTATTACTCCATGGGGTATCTGTTCACTGTCGCAACTTTCAAAAGAGAGCTTTAGAACTCAACTTTTTTTCTAGGTCGCTTTGAAGTAGACTGAATGATTTCTCTAGCAAAACAGTTCAGTGACGAAGAAGTCTTTAGGCTCCTAAGACCATATGTTGCGGAGTGGTTCAGGGAGAAATATGGATCCTTTACTCCCCCGCAAAAGGCCTCGATACCAACAATAAAGGCAAATCAAAACGTCCTTATTTCTAGCCCTACTGGTAGCGGGAAAACTATGGCGGCATTTGTGGGCATTCTTGATTCTCTCCTTGAACTTGCAGAGAATAACGCCCTAGAAGACAAGGTGTATGCCATATATATTTCTCCCTTGAGGGCTTTAAACAATGACATGTATAAAAATCTTTTTATTCCACTAGAAGAGATAAAAACTAGAGTAACTTTACCTCAGGAGATAAGAGTAGCGGTGAGAACTAGCGATACCTCGCCCAACGAGAAGCAAAAAATGCTCAGAAGGCCACCCCACATTCTAATTACCACGCCAGAATCATTTGCAATATCCCTTGTATCCCCCAAGTTTAGTCAAAAACTCAGGGACGTTAAGTGGATAGTTGTAGATGAAATCCACGAGTTGGCTGGAAGCAAAAGGGGTGCCTATCTCTCCGGTTTCCTTGAGCTCTTTGAGTCGTTCCTAAGTAGTGCACCTCCAGTCAGAATAGGTCTAAGCGCCACAATCTCTCCCCTAGATGAGGTAGCGAAATTCCTAGTGGGAGATAGGGATTGCAAGATAGTGGATGCGAGATTTCTGAAGGGGATGGACCTAAGGGTAATTTCCCCCGTGAGGGATCTTATTCACTCCTCAGAGGAGGAGGTGAGCAGGGGTATATATAGAACTATATTGGATGAAATCAAGAAGCATAGGACTACCCTTATCTTCACTAACACTAGAAGTGCTGCAGAAAGAGTATCATATAGAATAAGAAAGATGGTGGAGGAGGAGAAACTATTCGACGCTGACCTAATCGGTGCCCATCACAGTAGTCTTAGTAGAGATGTCAGGCTAGAGATTGAGAACAAATTGAAGAACGGAGAGCTAAAGGTTGTTGTATCGTCAACCAGCTTGGAGTTAGGAATAGATATTGGATATATTGACCTTGTCCTTCTCCTCAGTAGTCCTAAGAGTGTGAGCAGGTTACTCCAGAGAATAGGGAGAGCAGGTCATCACATAAGACAGGTAAGCAAGGGAAGAGTAATAGTGGTTGACAGGGACGACTTAGTTGAATGTGCCATCTTAACTAAACTGGCCAGAGAGAAAAAGATAGATAACGTTCACATACCCAGAAAGCCCCTCGATGTCCTGGTTCAGCTAATACTGGCCTCATCCCTAATGGGTGAACAGGATATAGAGAAGCTATACTCTACAATAAGGAGATCCTATTCCTTTTCCAACCTAACTAGGGAGGAATTTGATTCCATAGTTGATTATCTTTTGGGAAAGTTTGGACTTGATAGCAAAAACGTGTACCCTAAGATAAGGATGGGGGATAAGGGAATTAGGCCGAAACGGGGTGGCAGGATGATCTTCTACATGAACAGCGGAACAATTCCAGAGGAATCCCTGATACCTGTTTTCACGGAGGGAAATAAGTACGTAGGAAACCTCGAAGAGGAGTTCGTGGAAATCCTATCCCCTGGCGATATCTTCATACTAGGTGGAAGAACCTACGAGTTCCTTCTTTCCAAGGGGAACAGGGTCATTGTAAAGCCCGCTGAGGGACAGAGGCCTACAGTCCCGAGCTGGTTTTCGGAAATGTTACCCCTTGCCATAGAGTCGGCCATGGAAATTGCATCATTTCGAGGAAAGATAGCCCAAATGATTCGAGACGGTAAGTCTCAGGACGAGATAGTGACCCATATAGAGAACTACCTTGATGTCTCCAAATCGGCTGCCAGGTCTATTTATACTTACATCCTGGAGGAGTACCTATTCATTGAAGGATATGTGCCTGACGACAAAAACTTACTTGTTGAGATTTACGACGATGAGGAGGATAGAAGGAACTTCATATTTCACGCTCTCTTTGGGAGGAGAGCCCTGGACGCGCTTTCAAGAATAATAGCGTGGAAGCTCGGATCGGATCTCAACATGGACGTTAGGACATCCATAACCGACAATGGCTTCGTTTTAACCATAGGTGAAAAGAGGGACTATGACATTGCCAAGGCCCTAATGGAGATTAACCCTGAAGATGTGTACGACCTCCTAGGAAACATAGTCCTAAGAACGGAGATGGTTAAACGAAGGTTCAGACATACTGCTGAAAGGTCCCTAATGCTTCTCAAAAGGTATAAGGGGAGAGAGACCAGTATAGACAGAAGGCAGATTAATTCTGAAGTCCTGTTAAACGTAGTGAAGGAGATACCCAATTTTCCAGTACTCAAAGAGACTCTTAGGGAAATTCTAGAGGATTACATGGATATCCATAGTGCGAAATGGATTCTGGAGAGGATAATTGCGGGAGATATCAGGGTCAAGGTAATAGGACCTAACCCGATACCAAGCCCCTTCGCACATCAAATACTAGCCAAGGAGTATAGTGATATAGTACTGGCCAGCGACAAGAGAGAGTTCCTAAGAAAGATGCATGATAAGGTTCTTCAATTCCTTAGGGAGAAGGGAATCAATGTCGATCTCAGCTACACCACTGTCAGTGAGTAAGAATCCCTTAATACAATCTGGCCCCACTATGATCCACGGAACCCTCCACATTCGCATGTTTTCCATATCCTTTCCGCTTGGGTAACATATTTCTTCGTGGGAGTGAACTATTGCCTGCAGTCCGTCTAAGTACTTGTATAACTCTACAGGATCCATTAGAAATTCATCATCAAAATAGGAAATATTCGCTATCTCAATGAATCTATTCTTGTATAATATCCCGCATCTTTCCCTCAGATGGACCATAACCCCTCTAGTCCAGCGATGGATTTCAGAATATCGGTTCTCGTGACCATTCCTGTGACCCTGTTAATGGCATCCATAACCACTAATCTTCCGACATTATATGTCACCATCTTTTTAACGGCCTCCATTATATCATCCTCCTCCTTTATGGTTATCACATCTCTCTTCATGTAATCTGAGACCGTTGCGTCGAAGTTACCCTCATAAAATGCCCTCATTAAGTCTGCAGTTGTAATTATCCCTATGACGTTCCCTGACTCGTCTAGAACAGGGGCTCCCCTTATCCCCTCCTTGTGAAGTATCCTCGAGGCATCCCTTAAAGACATGTTAGGTTTCAAGGAGACGAGCCTCTTCCCTATTATGTTCTTTACCTTTTCCTTTGGGATGCTTATCATTCTCTTTACATCAATGATAATTTCCCTACGTTCTTCCTCTGCATTGAGCACAACACCCTCTATAACAAGCCTGCTGTAAGGCGTTGGTCCCACCCTAACGCTATCACCCGGCCTGATCTTCCTGGGATCTCCTGAGATTTTCAGGATGACCCTATTCCCTGAGGGATTAGTTATGTCCAGGAGTTCAATGTTTTCCACTTTAACATCGGTTTCCACGTTTCCACGATAGAGACTTAACTTATCCAGTATTGGCAATATGCTCGGGTTCTTTACGAACTCGTAGGCCTTCAATGTTGGCAAGTATCCTCCATTTGGACCTGGCTTAGAGTCCACCAGTCCAAGGACCTTCAGGCTTAGAATGATATTTCTAACAGTACCTTCGTCCTTACTTATCATGTCGGCAACTTCCTTGCTTTTGATCATTTTCTTTTGCCTATTATAGAGCTCAATTAACGCTAAGAGTATCTCCCTTTGTGTTGATGATAAATTTTGCATACCTAATTATCATTCAACCATTGTTTAAAAAGATCTATGGTTGAACAGAAACCTCTAGAACTTTACGTATTAGTTTTGGACTAACGTTGAAGACTTCTTTAGATATTAATGCTACGTAACTCGATTTAGGCAACGGATACTCTATACCTAAACTTATGGCAAAGGCTTTTTTCATTGCTATGTAATTCATTTTATCCCTTATCAGGCCCTCAGCTAAGCTCTCCGCTAGCTTGAAGGCTGTGTAGAATCTAGAAAAGCTCTTTGCTGTATGCTTTATGGCGTCATTTGGAGAAGAGTCCAATACCCTCAGGGCCTGTAATAACTTGGTCTCGTCGGAAAACGAGAAGATAACCTCCGTGAAGATAAGCCTCAGTGCCCTAGCCAATACATCCTTGTCGTTCCCTGCAAGCGCATAGGCCTCCTCTGCACCTTTCTCCATTATGGCCCTGGACACCTCGTAGAACTTTTCCTCAAGAGGGAGGAGCTTATCAAATACCGGTCTATAATCGTCGTAAAGCCCTAGCCCATCCTTCCCCACCACGAATATACTAATGAGCTCCTTCTCGTAAAGGTTAGTGGACTTGAAGCCTCTAAATGGCCTTATATTATTTTTCTCGTAAACTTCCTGAACCAGAGATAAAAGTGAATTCCTGTCCATGTTTTCCCAGTTATCTAGAATGTTTCCCCAAAGGTCAGTTAGCACCTTTATTCTCTCTCTATAGAGCTCCTTAACCATCACATGCCACGAAGAACTATTATGCATTCTGCCTTAAAAAGGATATTATGAGAATGAGGTAATCATGAGTGTAGAGGATAATCTTAAGCCAAGTATTATGTTGATATCAC from Metallosphaera sedula DSM 5348 harbors:
- a CDS encoding endonuclease III domain-containing protein codes for the protein MKCEGKEIVSRLDRAYKIKSEDFLAIEIWEKTRDPFKVLIATILTQNTTDKGAKKAYEELDKEVGITAEGLSRADPEVIKRCIRKVGLHNNKTKVIKEVSTKILNEYGGDINKVLDLGLPKAREKLVELPGVGKKTADVLLITCRDYPVFPIDTHIFRISKRLGIDGNYDKVSSFWREVSDNLRLRAHLLLITHGRATCKAIKPKCDTCVLNDCCEYYARLRGSQGPETS
- a CDS encoding ATP-dependent helicase produces the protein MSLAKQFSDEEVFRLLRPYVAEWFREKYGSFTPPQKASIPTIKANQNVLISSPTGSGKTMAAFVGILDSLLELAENNALEDKVYAIYISPLRALNNDMYKNLFIPLEEIKTRVTLPQEIRVAVRTSDTSPNEKQKMLRRPPHILITTPESFAISLVSPKFSQKLRDVKWIVVDEIHELAGSKRGAYLSGFLELFESFLSSAPPVRIGLSATISPLDEVAKFLVGDRDCKIVDARFLKGMDLRVISPVRDLIHSSEEEVSRGIYRTILDEIKKHRTTLIFTNTRSAAERVSYRIRKMVEEEKLFDADLIGAHHSSLSRDVRLEIENKLKNGELKVVVSSTSLELGIDIGYIDLVLLLSSPKSVSRLLQRIGRAGHHIRQVSKGRVIVVDRDDLVECAILTKLAREKKIDNVHIPRKPLDVLVQLILASSLMGEQDIEKLYSTIRRSYSFSNLTREEFDSIVDYLLGKFGLDSKNVYPKIRMGDKGIRPKRGGRMIFYMNSGTIPEESLIPVFTEGNKYVGNLEEEFVEILSPGDIFILGGRTYEFLLSKGNRVIVKPAEGQRPTVPSWFSEMLPLAIESAMEIASFRGKIAQMIRDGKSQDEIVTHIENYLDVSKSAARSIYTYILEEYLFIEGYVPDDKNLLVEIYDDEEDRRNFIFHALFGRRALDALSRIIAWKLGSDLNMDVRTSITDNGFVLTIGEKRDYDIAKALMEINPEDVYDLLGNIVLRTEMVKRRFRHTAERSLMLLKRYKGRETSIDRRQINSEVLLNVVKEIPNFPVLKETLREILEDYMDIHSAKWILERIIAGDIRVKVIGPNPIPSPFAHQILAKEYSDIVLASDKREFLRKMHDKVLQFLREKGINVDLSYTTVSE
- a CDS encoding DUF2192 domain-containing protein is translated as MVKELYRERIKVLTDLWGNILDNWENMDRNSLLSLVQEVYEKNNIRPFRGFKSTNLYEKELISIFVVGKDGLGLYDDYRPVFDKLLPLEEKFYEVSRAIMEKGAEEAYALAGNDKDVLARALRLIFTEVIFSFSDETKLLQALRVLDSSPNDAIKHTAKSFSRFYTAFKLAESLAEGLIRDKMNYIAMKKAFAISLGIEYPLPKSSYVALISKEVFNVSPKLIRKVLEVSVQP
- a CDS encoding ParB N-terminal domain-containing protein translates to MTAASITLDYVDPRDLKPHEDILKNRLAETIISIRETKSVVPIIVDHRTLLIIDGHHRWEALSALGYKRIPIYYVDYLDPRISVGIWYRKLTLNSVSKLYLKSMESEGDVCIQIESKICSRSHFEAYWKLELIEQSLRRFGVQVERNPSEGYKPPNLSKEIILKIASKETRLPPKSSRHLYDFIIPKDRVKLQ
- a CDS encoding CBS domain-containing protein, translated to MQNLSSTQREILLALIELYNRQKKMIKSKEVADMISKDEGTVRNIILSLKVLGLVDSKPGPNGGYLPTLKAYEFVKNPSILPILDKLSLYRGNVETDVKVENIELLDITNPSGNRVILKISGDPRKIRPGDSVRVGPTPYSRLVIEGVVLNAEEERREIIIDVKRMISIPKEKVKNIIGKRLVSLKPNMSLRDASRILHKEGIRGAPVLDESGNVIGIITTADLMRAFYEGNFDATVSDYMKRDVITIKEEDDIMEAVKKMVTYNVGRLVVMDAINRVTGMVTRTDILKSIAGLEGLWSI
- a CDS encoding glycosyltransferase, with the protein product MNPLIQAILTTAIFIIPSFLLLYQYILFRNGMKFRDSLEPLFAEELPSLSVLVPIKGEKPETLQGLLDNLATVEWDKNKLEIIVVSDDSPEYFENLIRKISIPQGLKVKIVRREKKVGYKSGALAYAYSLSSGDLIITLDVDARLEKTSLIKAFNRLRIHGCDAVTMNWIGYSQKPYSTLAKGIMISTVIADTALLNGRDNSNLRIFPVGCGTMFKRDAIESVGPWDPSMIQDDLEIGARLIKNGKRICSSTSPVYVEVPDNLVAFYVQQTRWAMGSIEVLTRRFKEIMSRNISLKQKIDILIFLLQYVPIGLTFLAALGLALMSLLGLNHVYDYLRTPIILIWILSLSIYGYNFIKTALGKGYKLVEAMRALGKVSSYTVAISPFILVGLLSGLRKNRKYVVTPKGVKVDTWIQYPVLLFGILFLTSSIIYLIHGAPVTGLWLLYYSMGYLFTVATFKREL